The following proteins are co-located in the Phragmites australis chromosome 10, lpPhrAust1.1, whole genome shotgun sequence genome:
- the LOC133930372 gene encoding LRR receptor-like serine/threonine-protein kinase RGI5: MAQRRGRLFLVVAAALLLVLVEAVRPGAAMSPDGKALLSLLPGAPSPVLPSWDPKAATPCSWQGVTCSPQSRVVSLSLPNTFLNLSALPPSLASLSSLQLLNLSTCNISGTIPPSYASLAALRVLDLSSNALTGDIPDSLGALSGLQFLLLNSNRLIGAIPRSLANLSALQVLCVQDNFLNGTIPAPLGALTALQQFRIGGNPALSGPIPPSLGALSNLTVFGAAATALSGPIPEELGNLINLQTLALYDTSVSGPIPAALGGCVELRNLYLHMNKLTGPIPPELGRLQKLTSLLLWGNALSGKIPPELSNCSALVVLDLSGNRLTGNVPGALGRLGALEQLHLSDNQLTGRIPPELSNLSSLTALQLDKNGLSGAIPPQLGELKALQVLFLWGNALSGAIPPSLGDCTELYALDLSKNRLSGGIPDEVFALQKLSKLLLLGNALSGPLPPSVADCVSLVRLRLGENQLVGEIPREIGKLQNLVFLDLYSNRFTGALPAELANITVLELLDVHNNSLSGGIPPQFGELMNLEQLDLSMNNLTGEIPASFGNFSYLNKLILSGNNLSGPLPKSIRNLQKLTMLDLSINSFSGPIPPEIGALSSLSISLDLSSNRFAGDLPDEMSGLTQLQSLNLASNGLYGSISVLGALTSLTSLNISYNNFSGAIPVTPFFKTLSSNSYIGNANLCESFDGHTCTSDMVRRSALKTIKTVILVCAVLGLVTLLLVVVWILINRSRKLAGDKAMSLSAAGGDDFSNPWTFTPFQKLNFSIDSILACLKDENVIGKGCSGVVYRAEMPNGEIIAVKKLWKAGKDEPIDTFAAEIQILGHIRHRNIVKLLGYCSNRSVKLLLYNYIPNGNLLQLLMENRSLDWDTRYKIAVGTAQGLAYLHHDCVPAILHRDVKCNNILLDSKYEAYLADFGLAKLMNSPNYHHAMSRIAGSYGYIAPEYGYTSNITEKSDVYSYGVVLLEILSGRSAIESMVGGSLHIVEWAKKKMGSYEPPVNILDPKLRGMPDQLVQEMLQTLGVAIFCVNAAPAERPTMKEVVALLKEVKSPPEEWAKTSQQPLIKPGSQQG; encoded by the exons ATGGCGCAGCGGCGAGGGCGGTTGTTCTTGGTGGTCGCTGCAGCGCTTCTGTTGGTCTTGGTGGAGGCGGTCCGGCCGGGCGCGGCGATGTCGCCGGACGGGAAGGCGCTTCTGTCGCTGCTGCCGGGGGCGCCGTCGCCCGTGCTGCCGTCGTGGGACCCCAAGGCCGCGACGCCGTGCTCGTGGCAGGGGGTGACGTGCTCGCCCCAGAGCCGGGTGGTGTCGCTGTCGCTGCCCAACACCTTCCTCAATCTGTCCGCGCTGCCGCCGTCGCTCGCCTCGCTCTCTTCGCTGCAGCTGCTCAACCTCTCCACCTGCAACATCTCGGGGACGATCCCTCCGTCGTACGCGTCGCTGGCGGCGCTGCGCGTGCTCGACCTGTCGTCGAACGCGCTCACGGGTGACATCCCCGACTCGCTCGGTGCGCTGTCCGGGCTCCAGTTCCTGCTCCTCAACTCCAACCGCCTCATCGGCGCCATCCCGCGCTCCCTCGCCAACCTCTCCGCGCTCCAGGTGCTCTGCGTCCAGGACAACTTCCTCAACGGCACCATCCCGGCGCCCCTGGGAGCGCTCACCGCGCTCCAGCAGTTCCGTATCGGCGGCAACCCGGCGCTGTCTGGGCCCATCCCGCCCTCCCTCGGCGCGCTCTCCAACCTCACCGTCTTCGGCGCCGCGGCGACCGCGCTTTCCGGCCCCATCCCGGAGGAGTTAGGCAACCTCATCAACCTCCAGACGCTGGCATTGTACGACACCAGCGTGTCCGGTCCCATACCCGCCGCGCTTGGCGGCTGCGTCGAGCTGCGCAACCTCTACCTCCACATGAACAAGCTCACCGGGCCgataccgccggagctcgggcGGCTGCAGAAGCTCACCAGCCTGCTCCTCTGGGGCAACGCTCTCTCCGGGAAGATCCCACCGGAGCTGTCCAACTGCTCCGCATTGGTGGTGCTCGACCTGTCGGGCAACCGCCTCACAGGCAATGTGCCCGGGGCGCTCGGGCGGCTCGGCGCGCTCGAGCAGCTGCACCTGTCGGACAACCAGCTCACGGGGCGCATACCGCCGGAGCTGAGCAACTTGAGCAGCCTCACCGCGCTTCAGCTCGACAAGAATGGTCTCTCGGGGGCGATCCCGCCGCAGCTCGGGGAGCTGAAGGCGCTCCAGGTGCTGTTCCTCTGGGGCAACGCGCTATCCGGCGCAATTCCGCCGTCGCTGGGCGACTGCACGGAGCTGTACGCGCTGGACCTGTCCAAGAACCGGCTCTCCGGCGGCATCCCTGACGAGGTGTTTGCGCTGCAGAAGCTCagcaagctgctgctgctcggcaATGCGCTGTCTGGGCCGCTCCCGCCGAGCGTCGCCGACTGCGTGTCATTGGTCCGGCTCCGGCTGGGCGAGAACCAGCTCGTCGGCGAGATACCAAGGGAGATCGGCAAGCTGCAGAACCTGGTGTTCCTGGACCTGTACTCTAACAGGTTCACCGGCGCGCTGCCCGCCGAGCTCGCCAACATCACGGTGCTGGAGCTCCTCGACGTGCACAACAACAGCTTGTCCGGGGGCATCCCGCCGCAGTTCGGGGAGCTGATGAACCTGGAGCAGCTCGACCTGAGCATGAACAATCTCACCGGTGAAATACCGGCGAGCTTTGGCAACTTCAGCTACCTCAACAAGCTCATCCTGAGCGGCAACAATCTGTCTGGGCCATTGCCCAAATCGATTCGGAACCTGCAGAAGCTGACCATGCTGGACCTGAGCATCAACAGCTTCTCCGGCCCGATACCGCCGGAGATCGGTGCGCTGTCGAGCCTCAGCATCAGCCTGGACCTGAGCTCGAACAGGTTCGCCGGGGATCTACCGGACGAGATGTCCGGCTTGACGCAGCTTCAGTCACTCAACCTGGCAAGTAATGGCCTCTACGGCAGCATCTCGGTGCTGGGCGCGCTCACCAGCCTGACATCCCTCAACATCTCCTACAACAACTTCTCCGGTGCAATCCCGGTGACGCCATTCTTCAAGACATTGTCGTCCAACTCCTACATTGGCAATGCCAACCTCTGTGAGTCCTTTGACGGCCACACATGCACGTCGGACATGGTTCGCAGGTCGGCCCTGAAGACGATCAAGACTGTGATCCTCGTCTGCGCCGTTCTGGGATTGGTCACGCTGTTGCTTGTTGTGGTTTGGATTCTGATCAACAGAAGCAGGAAGCTTGCGGGCGATAAGGCGATGAGCTTGTCGGCGGCAGGCGGCGATGATTTCTCCAACCCGTGGACGTTTACGCCTTTCCAGAAGCTCAACTTCAGCATTGATAGCATCTTGGCATGTTTAAAGGACGAGAATGTGATCGGCAAAGGTTGCTCGGGGGTGGTGTACAGAGCTGAAATGCCGAACGGGGAGATCATCGCGGTGAAGAAGCTCTGGAAGGCCGGCAAGGATGAGCCAATCGATACGTTTGCCGCCGAGATTCAGATTCTTGGGCACATCAGGCACCGGAACATCGTGAAGCTGCTTGGGTACTGCTCGAACAGGTCTGTCAAGCTCCTGCTCTACAATTACATCCCCAACGGCAATCTGCTGCAGCTCCTGATGGAAAACAGGAGCCTAGATTGGGATACCCGGTACAAGATTGCCGTCGGGACCGCGCAGGGGCTGGCTTATCTGCACCATGACTGCGTCCCGGCGATACTCCACCGGGACGTTAAGTGCAACAACATTCTGCTCGATTCGAAGTATGAGGCGTACTTGGCTGACTTTGGGCTTGCCAAGCTGATGAATTCCCCGAATTATCATCATGCCATGTCGCGCATCGCCGGTTCTTATGGATACATTGCTCCAG AGTACGGCTACACCAGCAACATCACCGAGAAGAGCGACGTATACAGCTACGGCGTGGTGCTCCTGGAGATCCTGAGCGGGCGGAGCGCTATCGAGTCAATGGTCGGCGGCAGCCTGCACATCGTGGAGTGGGCGAAGAAGAAGATGGGGAGCTACGAGCCGCCGGTGAACATCCTGGACCCGAAGCTGCGCGGCATGCCGGACCAGCTGGTGCAGGAGATGCTGCAGACGCTGGGCGTCGCCATCTTCTGCGTGAacgcggcgccggcggagcggCCGACCATGAAGGAGGTGGTGGCCCTGCTCAAGGAGGTGAAGAGCCCGCCGGAGGAGTGGGCCAAGACGTCGCAACAGCCGCTCATCAAGCCCGGAAGCCAGCAAGGGTGA